From Amycolatopsis sp. YIM 10, the proteins below share one genomic window:
- a CDS encoding heme-binding protein yields MKTTTSRTRLALGMTAGVATVAIATGFGVAQAQGEQAPQPAAEQNVVRTGTLSVDAAIRAAQATLDAAEQNGQRVTVAVLDRSGSVRALLKGDGAGPQTEESAKRKAFTAVSFGQPTSALAKNAQGNGPSVRDIPGTLFLAGGVPVVADGGPIAAIGVGGAPSGDLDEQFANAGLKAIR; encoded by the coding sequence ATGAAAACAACCACCTCGCGCACCCGGCTCGCACTCGGCATGACCGCCGGTGTGGCGACCGTCGCGATCGCCACCGGTTTCGGCGTGGCGCAGGCGCAGGGAGAGCAGGCGCCCCAGCCCGCCGCCGAACAGAACGTCGTGCGGACCGGCACGCTCAGCGTGGACGCGGCGATCCGCGCCGCACAGGCCACGCTGGACGCCGCCGAGCAGAACGGCCAGCGGGTCACCGTGGCCGTGCTGGACCGCTCGGGCTCGGTGCGCGCGCTGCTCAAGGGCGACGGCGCGGGCCCGCAGACCGAGGAGTCCGCCAAGCGCAAGGCCTTCACCGCGGTCTCCTTCGGCCAGCCGACCTCCGCGCTGGCCAAGAACGCGCAGGGCAACGGCCCGAGCGTGCGGGACATCCCGGGCACGCTGTTCCTGGCCGGTGGGGTGCCGGTGGTCGCCGACGGCGGCCCGATCGCCGCGATCGGCGTGGGCGGTGCGCCCAGCGGTGACCTGGACGAGCAGTTCGCGAACGCGGGCCTGAAGGCCATCCGCTGA
- a CDS encoding ankyrin repeat domain-containing protein: MESQPSPNPNPAPVPAADLLAAAERGDTNVVRAAIAAGSDLEVRDEAGRTPLLLAATADRVEVASLLVAAGADPDALDQRHDTPWLVTGVTGSVAMARALLSARPDLTITNRFGGTSLIPAAERGHVEYVRLASGIGIDVDHVNNPGWTALLEAVILGDGGPAHQEIVRILIEAGADVNLADHSGVTPLAHARAKGQSAVAAILGGAGAR; the protein is encoded by the coding sequence ATGGAGAGCCAGCCGTCCCCGAACCCGAACCCGGCCCCGGTACCGGCCGCCGACCTGCTGGCCGCCGCCGAACGCGGTGACACGAACGTGGTCCGCGCGGCCATCGCGGCGGGCAGCGACCTGGAGGTCCGTGACGAGGCGGGCCGCACCCCGCTGCTGCTCGCCGCCACCGCCGACCGGGTCGAGGTGGCGTCGCTGCTGGTCGCCGCCGGGGCGGACCCGGACGCGCTCGACCAGCGGCACGACACCCCGTGGCTGGTCACCGGCGTGACTGGCAGCGTGGCGATGGCGCGGGCGCTGCTGTCCGCTCGGCCGGATCTCACCATCACCAACCGCTTCGGCGGCACGTCGCTGATCCCCGCGGCCGAACGCGGTCACGTCGAGTACGTGCGGCTCGCCTCGGGAATCGGGATCGACGTCGACCACGTCAACAATCCCGGGTGGACGGCCCTGCTCGAAGCCGTCATCCTCGGCGACGGCGGGCCCGCCCACCAGGAGATCGTGCGGATCCTGATCGAGGCCGGTGCGGATGTGAACCTCGCCGACCACTCCGGTGTCACCCCGCTCGCGCACGCACGGGCCAAGGGCCAGTCGGCCGTTGCGGCGATCCTCGGCGGTGCCGGGGCGCGATGA